Within the Acinetobacter radioresistens DSM 6976 = NBRC 102413 = CIP 103788 genome, the region GGATTGTTCGGCATTGAGCAAATCCACTACCGTCCGCGTTCCAAGTTTATACTGTTCCTGATAGAGCTCTTTTGTCCGCACAGTGGTAGCCTGTCTTGCAACGAGTACCTGCATCTGTCTCTGCTTATTTTCAACCTGTTCACGGGTGGTCCGTACCTGATCCAGCACATCAAGATAAACTGCATTAACTCTGGCCCGGGCTGCCTGCTCCGCATAACCCGCTGCACGTGTCTGCGAAGTTACTGCCCCGCCCTGATAAAAGTTGCTGGTAGCCTCTAGCATGACAGAGCTGTAGAGCCCATCATCTTCATTATTATTGGGATTCTGGCCATTAACTGCCTGGCTCAGCGAACCTCTAACATTCAAGGTTGGATAACGGCTTAACCGGGTTTGTTCTCTTTGCGATTTTGCAATCTCGACCTGTGCCTGAGCAACCATCATCTGCGGGATCGTAGTAAATTGTGGCTCTTCATATAATGCTGATCGGGCTACCAGTGTTTCTGGTATGATCCAGCCAGTGTGGCTGACTTCAAAACCCAGCAAGGTGCGCAGCCGTTGCTGATACTGCCGCAGAAAAGACTGTTGCGCAATTAGATTTGCCTGGGCGGATTCAAGATAAGACTGGGCCTGTACCGGATCAGCCTGACTGATGATACCTGCTTTAGCGCGCAGGTTAGCAATCTCCAGAATATATTGAATACCGCTGATCTGCTGCTGGGCAATCCGGCTAAGCTCCTGATATCGCTTAATGTTAATCACGGTATTAGCAACTTCAAGAGCAATTTCATCAATACTGACCAGCACATTGGCCTGTTCAGCCTGTAATCGGGCTTGTTCAGTATTCACACCGGAGCGGACCTTACCAAAATCATAGAGCATCTGAATGGCATTCAGGCTCAGCAACTGTCTGCCCCGCTCTCCTGTGGTCATATCACCCGTACTTAAACCACCTGAAAGCTGTGGATAATAGCCAGCCCTGGCCACATCAATATTGGCATTTTGTGCAGCAACAGACGAAATACTCTGAGTAATTTGCGGATTACGCTGCACAGCCAGTCGCACCGCTTCAATCAGTGAAAGCTCTGTGGAGACTTGAGTCGAAACAGACGCCGGACTAGCTGAACCCACTACAGGCAACTCCTGAATAGCAGACCGATCCAGCTGAAAATTGCTAAGTTCTGCAATATTTACCTGTCGATATGATTCATTCTGCTGAGGTGAGAACAACTGGACAAGATTGTTTTTTAAAGTATGGTAACTTTCACCAGGAGTGGCGGCATTTAAGGTAGTTAAAGGTGCTAGGGTTAAATATAGAACCGCAGGTATTAATCCATTAACTTTTTTATTAATTACTTTATTCTTCATAAAAGGGTTACAGTGTTGAACGCTTTGCTATAGGTATAATTTGGAACTTTTACATTTTACATATTTTTAATAACTGAACCGTAATTTTTGTTAAATAGTTTTACTGGTTTTTAAAATTGTAATTAAGGAAAAAGCTCACAAGATTTATTTTAAATCTCAGTAAAATAAAAGAGCTTATGAGCGGTTTAGAAGTAGGATCAAAAAAAAGACTGTCTAATTAAACTGTGAAATCCTCACCTAAATAGACCTGCCGCACTGTTTCATTTTCCAAGATTTCTTGTGGTGTACCCTCTGCAATCACTGCACCTTCACTGACAATATAAGCTTTTTCACAAATAGCCAGTGTTTCACGAACATTATGATCAGTGATGAGTACACCGATGCCACGTTCTTTCAGATTACGAATAATATCTTTAATATCGCCTACTGAAATCGGATCAACGCCTGCAAAGGGTTCATCCAGCAGCATAAATTTCGGATCAGCAGCCAGAGCACGTGCGATCTCGGCCCGACGGCGTTCACCGCCAGAAACACTCATACCTAATGAATCTTTAATATGAGTAATTTTGAAGTCATTCAGTAGTTCATTCAAACGTTGCTGACGTTGCTGTTTATTCAGGTCTCTACGGGTTTCCAGAATCGCCATGATATTTTCAGCAATTGTCAGCTTGCGAAAAATTGATGCTTCCTGAGGTAAATAGCCAATTCCCTTACGCGCACGCTCATGCATGGCCAGATCTGAAAGATCCAGATGATCCAGATGGATTTCACCTTTATCCATACGGACCAAGCCGACCACCATATAAAAACTGGTCGTTTTACCGGCTCCATTTGGACCCAGGAGACCAACAATTTGACCGCTCTGCATGGAAAAAGACACATCTTT harbors:
- a CDS encoding TolC family protein, whose translation is MKNKVINKKVNGLIPAVLYLTLAPLTTLNAATPGESYHTLKNNLVQLFSPQQNESYRQVNIAELSNFQLDRSAIQELPVVGSASPASVSTQVSTELSLIEAVRLAVQRNPQITQSISSVAAQNANIDVARAGYYPQLSGGLSTGDMTTGERGRQLLSLNAIQMLYDFGKVRSGVNTEQARLQAEQANVLVSIDEIALEVANTVINIKRYQELSRIAQQQISGIQYILEIANLRAKAGIISQADPVQAQSYLESAQANLIAQQSFLRQYQQRLRTLLGFEVSHTGWIIPETLVARSALYEEPQFTTIPQMMVAQAQVEIAKSQREQTRLSRYPTLNVRGSLSQAVNGQNPNNNEDDGLYSSVMLEATSNFYQGGAVTSQTRAAGYAEQAARARVNAVYLDVLDQVRTTREQVENKQRQMQVLVARQATTVRTKELYQEQYKLGTRTVVDLLNAEQSIHSSASEIEIARYDIYDSIVQNIAATGRSRDVYDLNNISIQGFEIQP
- the lptB gene encoding LPS export ABC transporter ATP-binding protein is translated as MEQSLSQPQTLTIKHLAKNYNKRWVVKDVSFSMQSGQIVGLLGPNGAGKTTSFYMVVGLVRMDKGEIHLDHLDLSDLAMHERARKGIGYLPQEASIFRKLTIAENIMAILETRRDLNKQQRQQRLNELLNDFKITHIKDSLGMSVSGGERRRAEIARALAADPKFMLLDEPFAGVDPISVGDIKDIIRNLKERGIGVLITDHNVRETLAICEKAYIVSEGAVIAEGTPQEILENETVRQVYLGEDFTV